From Saccharomyces kudriavzevii IFO 1802 strain IFO1802 genome assembly, chromosome: 11:
ACGAGGGGAAATGCGGCAGACTGATCTAAACATGGCAGCGAGGGTGCAGTACTGTGCTGTGATATTCTGCGGTGGTTGCGCTACTTGAGCAGTTATCttctaatttcttcttcttcatcttcttttacCCAGAATCCGTTCGAAGGGGCgaagaaacagaaacaaGGAAGATGACAAATTATGTAGCTACCGTAAAACGTGATTTAGTCACGTGGCCTACGAGAAAACGTTAGGCAGTCCGTTCACAGAGGTGTATGCTAGGAACAGTAGGTTTGCTATTACCGCAAAGTACTAGTGCTAATTCTGTACCCTATCATCAGTTTGGTCTCAGTGAAGGGAGCCAGTTGGCCAAAGATCAGCCTTTTATGTGTATTTAGTGTCATTGCTTGCCTCgttttcttcgtttttttcAGCGAGAGAAGCTCATCGcaggaaggaaaaaaacagaGAATTTCATAGGTAAAACAGAGCAGGAAGAGCATAATACAGATGATTAGGTACTCAAAGGCATCGATCCAGCGTACAGAGTTTCAGAATGGAAGTTGCACCAGCTTTGTCGACCACGCAGTGTGACGTTGCGTTTCAGAAGGTGGAGGCGAGTGAAATTGACAGGTCTTCGTATCTGGGCCCGGACTACAATGGCGATGAGCTCATGCAGCTTATCTCGAATTATTATAATATCGAAGTTCTCATAGAGTACCTGCAAGGTCATCCGGAGTACCGAAGCGTAACTCTGCAGTTCCCGGATGACCTGATCAAAGACTCCTCGCTGATAATAAGGTCGCTGCAGTCGAGGTTCGCGGACGAGACGGTAAAGTTTTGGATTCTAGCCGACACGGCGTACAGTGCATGCTGTGTGGATGAGGTCGCTGCTGAGCACGTCCAGGCAGACCTGGTGGTACATTTTGGTGACGCGTGCCTCAACGCCATCCAGAACCTACCCGTCGTCTACTCGTTCGGAACTCCGTTTCTGAATACGCCCTTAGTGGTGGAGAACTTCCAGAGGGCGTTTCCCGACCTGTCCTCGAAAATCTGTTTGATGGCAAATGCTCCCTTCTCGAAGCACCTATCGCAACTGTACAGTATCTTGGCACGTGATTTGCACTACACCAATATCATATATTCCCAAATAAACACATCCCTAGCAGGGGACGGTCTCGTCACTATACTCGATACTTTCCATGTTCCAGAGGATGTGAGTCAGGTCGGTGAATTCGGCAACAGTAGCACATTATTCGGGCAGCATGACAAAGCCGAGAGTGTCCTGCCTGAGGAATACCATCTCTTCCACTTAACTACGCCTCAGGACCCAAGGCTATTGTACTTGTCCACTACGTTCCAGTCCATACATATCTTTGATCCGGCCTTATCGGGGCTGGTGACAGGGCCCTTTCCCTCACTCATGAAGCGTTACAAATACATGCATGTGGCGAGAACGGCAGGCTGTATAGGCATCCTGGTCAACACTCTGTCGCTACGCAACACCAGAGAAACCATCAATGGGCTGGCTAAGCTCATCAAAACTCGTGAGAAGAAGCATTACTTGTTTGTCGTCGGGAAGCCGAATGTTGCCAAACTGGCAAACTTCGAGGATATCGATATTTGGTGCATTCTCGGTTGCAGTCAAAGTGGCATCATCGTTGACCAGTTCAACGAGTTTTACAAGCCGATCATAACGCCTTACGAGCTGAACTTGGCGTTGAGCGAAGAGGTCACATGGACCGGCAAGTGGATTGTGGACTTCAAAGACGCCATCGATGAAATCGAACAGAACATGGGCGGAGGCGATGCAGCCTCCGCCAGTACCACCACAGATGAGCCGGAGTTCGACGTGGTCAAGGGCAGATACACTAACCTGTCAAGGCCACTACGAGCACTAACGCACCTGGAGTTGGAGACGGCAGATGACTCCAAGCAGCTAACTACAAGACACACCGCCTCGGGCGCCATCATCAAGGGCACCGTATCTACTTCAGCATCGGCGCTACAAAACCGTTCATGGAAGGGTCTCGGGAGCGACTTTGAATTCACCGAGGTTGATGAAACCGGTGCggatattgaagaaggtatATCCGGTGTCGCACGTGGTTATGGGTTCGATCGCAAGGACGCCATAAACAAGGACGACAAGTAACACTAACGAGCTCTCTCGCACTGTTATTTCTCTATTTAATTCCATAATTCAATTGAACTTCTCAATTAACACACTATTTAATAACACCAACAACGTATCCTTTATATAGAAGACTCTTCGAAATTAGCCGCCAGAATATTTGAAGTATTTTTCCGTGTAATGTGACCAATTGAAGGTCCGGGTAGTGTTTCTGAAACCAATGGGTTTTTTGCCGAATGTGCACATGCAATAAAGGTACTTTTATAAGTAAGTTTTTAACATAGCACCGACACATGTAGTGGTTGGCActatatatgtttattCCGATGTTGATCAGATAGTATATAGAAGTAcgtttttttcctcaataTGGGTGCAGCTCCTTCCAAAATTGTGGATGGACTTTTAGAAGATACAAACTGTATGTAATTTGaagtgaaagaaagaaagaaaaagcgaATTGGACGAATTTTACTAACATACCCCATTTTGTACAGTTGATAGAGATGAAATTGAGAGGTTGAGGAAAAGATTTATGAAATTAGACAGGGATAGCTCTGGCTCCATTGACAAAAACGAGTTCATGAGCATTCCTGGTGTTTCATCGAATCCCCTTGCTGGACGTATAATGGAGGTTTTCGATGCTGATAATAGCGGTGACGTAgatttccaagaatttaTCACAGGGTTGTCTATCTTTAGTGGGCGTGGGTCCAAGGACGAAAAATTGAAGTTTGCCTTCAAAATCTACGATATTGATAAAGACGGCTTCATATCGAATGGTGAGTTGTTCATTGTTCTGAAAATCATGGTGGGTTCCAATCTGGATGATGAACAGCTGCAGCAGATAGTAGATAGGACAATAATGGAGAATGATAGTGATGACGATGGACGTCTAAGTTTCGAAGAGTTCAAGAATGCCATCGAAACCACCGAAGTGGCCAAGAGTCTGACATTGCAGTACGATGTTTAGGGTAGGAAGGAAcgcaaataaaaaatatgcaagcagcaaattttccagaagAACCGCACACTCGCACCAGTTAGACTTTACGCTTTTACATATAAgtacttatatatatataacgaTGTAAAAACGCGATCGGGAGGACAAGTAGAAAGTAGAAATTAATGATTGACTATGAAACTGGTCGCGACCGGTTTGAACTTGATCACAATTTTCGCCTTCCGTGCTTTTTAAAGGCGACGATGTTTGagatattttgaatttgctaGAAGCGATAATCCTGAATTATCAATCTTTGCGCATCAGCCTCCGCTGATTCCGATGGCAGTTCTGGATCGCCTTCTGCTGATCTCATAATTTACCTCTTGTTCTGAGAGCTCGTGTAATAATACTCCAGTAAAAGGAAGATATTCTGTCTAGCCCGTTATACTGGTAATCGATGGGCGTTGGTTGTTTCTTGCTTGAACACAATCTCATTTCAACGAACAAAAATCAACCAGTATCGATGAATGGGGAAGTTTCAGTGACCATCAAATAAGTAAATCTGGCGGACGAATTATTTCATTGTTATATTTCGATCCCCGAGTAGTACCAGGGTAGCTTAGCGACCCTGTTGATGTCAGAGAAGTAACTTGCTGCTAAACCACTTGTCACGGGAAGTTACTTACCCACGGTCAGAGGATGAAAGCGCAGAATCTCGGATCTAAGTAATTGCTCAGAACTTCTGGGTTGGGGATGGTACATCTAAGCGATATTGTGGTTTGCTTAACGTATCCATTCTTGTCCTGTTGGTGTATGCTatcttgaatgaaaataatcatCAAAATATATGGAGGGTTGGCCGAGTGGTCTAAGGCGGCAGACTTAAGATCTGTTGGACGGTTGTCCGCGCGAGTTCGAACCTCGCATCCttcaccatttttttaatttcattattcttgatgaatACAAACAGCCGTATACTCCTACTGGAGAGCCGACAGCAAGAATCCGATAAAAGGTTTCCTCCATTGGGCACAAACGGCAGCAAAATTAGCCCCTATTAATGCATCAATTGTCCCAAcattttggattttttgtGTTTAGAAAAGGTACGGTTATAGCAAACGCAAATAAGGAGGAAGCCCGCTGATTACTCtcttaaaaaaataaaaaaatgaaaaaagaccGTCTCAGGATTGTTTCAAAACAGGTACTGACACAATATTTACAGGCGTTAGCTGTTTATTGTCCAAGAGAACACTTTCATCTCGTACTAGTTAAACTATAGCAGACTTCTTGTTAGTGACTAGTTTATTGCACCTAACCCTCAATATAAAAATCCACATAGAAAAGATAAATGTTtaagaaatacaaaaacCAAGACTTGGATATGGCATTTTggtggaagaaaaacccCAAGACTCCTTCCGATTATGCCAGGTTGATCATCGAACAACTCAACAAATTCAGCTCTCCCTCATTAACTCAGGACAATAAACGAAAGGCACAAGAAGAGTGTACCAAGTATCTAATCGGTACAAAGCATTTTATCGTCGGTGATACCGAGCCTCATCCAACAGCAGAAGCCATTGATGAACTGTATACTGCTATGCACCATGCCGATGTGTTTTATGAGCTATTATTACATTTTGTGGATTTAGAGTTTGAAGCAAGAAGGGAATGCATGCTTATTTTCTCTATATGTCTCGGATACTCTAAGGATAATAAATTCGTTACAGTAGATTATCTAGTCTCGCAACCAAAAACCATCTCTTTAATGTTAAGGACAGCGGAAATTTCTCTACAGCAAAAGGGCTGCcaggatatttttttaacagTAGGCAATATGATTATTGAATGCATAAAGTATGAGCAACTTTGTCGAATCATACTAAAGGATCCTCAGCTATGGAAGTTCTTTGAACTTGCAAAATTGGGCAATTTTGAGATTAGTACGGAATCTTTACAAATATTGAGTGCTGCATTTACCACGCACCCCAAATTAGTTTCTAAGGAATTCTTCagcaatgaaaataatatcatcaGGTTCATTAAATGCATTAACAAGTTAATGGCACACGGAAGCTACGTAACTAAACGACAGAGTACCAAGCTGTTAGCGTCATTAATTGTGATAAGGTCTAATAACGCGTTGATGAACATATACATCAATTCTCCAGAGAATTTGAAGCTAATAATGACTTTAATGACTGACAAgtccaaaaatttacaacTTGAAGCCTTCAACGTGTTTAAAGTGATGGTAGCTaatccaagaaaatcgAAACCCGTTTTTGATATCCTTGTCAAAAACAGGGATAAACTACTGGCATATTTCAAAGGTTTTGGTTTGGATTCTCAGGACTCTACTTTCCTTGATGAAAGAGAATTCATTatccaagaaattgattcTTTGCCGCGCATAATTTCGTCTGCAACAGACAACGCATCACCGAATAACGTTCCGAATATGAACTCACCATCATCGGTAACGAACAATCAATCATCACTCTTGACTCATTCAACTACGCCTGATTCAAGATAGGGATAGATTTTAGTCTAGTCTACAAAAGTAATGGGAAGTCTCTGACAGCAGGTCatgaatattcaaaaagtaaatttatatacataggaaattgtttatttgcataaaaaggaaaatcgTACGGATATTCACAGGTTTCATAATTGCGGTATAATAATTGGAGCCGGAAACACAGGTGTATCAGAGATAATGGCATTTAAAATTAGGCAACCcatgctttttttgaaatatcgaactatataaaataattatttatcaaatttataCACTgataaagattttttttgattgcaTATGttatgtttctttttcctgttcCGTTTTCGTTTTGCCTcctttgttcttgttttttttatttcttaaTAGATTTGATGCTGATGGGGGTGATGGTTTGGAAAATAACGGTAATCTCTTGCTAGGCTCCTTCCCTGCGGGAGATGCGAAAGTATGCTCTTTGTTCAGGTTGAAAAATGCATTGGATTTGGATGGTCTTGGGTCTTCGGTCCTTTCGTAGAGGttcaaatttgtttctGACTTACGTATGATGTTTGATTCCTTTGCAATTGTCAAATCTTTCAACTTTCTCTCCCATAGCGGCACCTGCTGGTCCAATATGGCATTTAGTTCCAgcagtttttcttcattactCAATCTTTCCTGCGGGTTAAAGGGTCCAAATTGATATCCTCCTTTACCGTCAAATTTTAACAGATAATTATGGAAATGCCATAAACTTGTTCTGTGACAAACGGATATTAATGATATGCCAAATTTTTGTGCATTTTCGTACATCTGTTGCTCCATTTCTGGTGCTACCGCAGAGGTACATTCATCAAGGACAGCGAATTTGGGTTTATGATAATACATTCTTGCCATAGCTAACCGCTGTTGAACGCCGATTGTTAATTCTTCGGACCAGTTTCTTATTATACTGAAAGCATCAAGAATCTTGATGGTGCATGGCGATTGGTTGTCCTCCGTCGAGGGTTGTTGGACGCCATTTTTAGAAGTCCTTTGAGCCAGTACAAGTGACATATTTTCCGTAACTAAATCCTCCAAATCTAGTAATTGTAAAATCTTTACCAGATCTGCATCGCCTAAATCGTAATCGTTGTGgtacttttcttcaaattgttGAATAGTGTCTGGGTAAATGATCTGTTCCCTAAATGTTGACCTATTCCCCATATATGGTCTTTGAGGCAAGTAAAAGATTGCACAGTCTTTACCCACTGTTCTACGCGGCATTATTAGTTTCGATTGGTGATTTTTATTGGCAGTCGCTCTTACAGGCCATAACCCACCAAGAATACGGAATAACGATGATTTGCCGCAGCCATTCGGCCCAATAATTAGCAGATGGTTTCCGTGCTCCAAATCAAAGCTTAGTTCGGGAACTAAAACTTGATATGCCGGTGTTATTAATGGGacgttttcaaattttatttttgaatcatcGTACTCCACTATACATCCTTCATCCTTAGGTTCCTTACCATCATCAACCTTATTTGCATCCAACAAAtcattgaacttatttAGCCGTAACCTGATACCACGTAATTGCTGGATATTCCTCTTCAACTCAACAAATCTTCCGATAGAACTTGACGCAGTAACTAATAATCTTCTATTCGTGATGAAGTCAGCTGTCATGTCGTTCTTTGGTTCCTTAGGTTCTAAGGTATCTTCTTTAGGGGTGtctttaaaaaatattggaATCGAACACAACACTAAGCCGGCTGCACCCCAAGTATACTTGATGACAAACGCAGTAGCAATGTCATAAATAGCTCttgcttttatttctcGGTTCAAGAATAGTACCAACCGGTAAAATGAATAATCAACGTTGGCCAGTTCTCTCTTCTGCCCTCTGAGTAATGCTATTTCCTCGTTGTTCGAATGCAGATTAGAGTGCAAAGATCTAAACCAACTTTCTAGAGATGCGCTTGCCATCGTCAGCTTAGTGAAGTTTGGTTGAATCAATTTTAACAGAGAATTGGAAGCGTAAACGATTAAGCCCAATGCAAGAGTTCCTTCGCCCATAACACTAGTATTCGAAGTTAATAATTTGAACGAGCAGAGTATCAAGTCCAACATTGGCTTCAACAGTTGGTTTAGCAGTAAAGATGAATTCATAGAAAACGTGTAAATGTCCCTCGTCAAATTATCTTGAATTTCGGATACAGATTCAGCAGAAGCCACGGAATAGAACGTATGGTGATTAGATAAGTATTTCGATAACAAAAAATCCGATATTTTCCTGTT
This genomic window contains:
- the DPH2 gene encoding 2-(3-amino-3-carboxypropyl)histidine synthase (similar to Saccharomyces cerevisiae DPH2 (YKL191W); ancestral locus Anc_4.293) codes for the protein MEVAPALSTTQCDVAFQKVEASEIDRSSYLGPDYNGDELMQLISNYYNIEVLIEYLQGHPEYRSVTLQFPDDLIKDSSLIIRSLQSRFADETVKFWILADTAYSACCVDEVAAEHVQADLVVHFGDACLNAIQNLPVVYSFGTPFLNTPLVVENFQRAFPDLSSKICLMANAPFSKHLSQLYSILARDLHYTNIIYSQINTSLAGDGLVTILDTFHVPEDVSQVGEFGNSSTLFGQHDKAESVLPEEYHLFHLTTPQDPRLLYLSTTFQSIHIFDPALSGLVTGPFPSLMKRYKYMHVARTAGCIGILVNTLSLRNTRETINGLAKLIKTREKKHYLFVVGKPNVAKLANFEDIDIWCILGCSQSGIIVDQFNEFYKPIITPYELNLALSEEVTWTGKWIVDFKDAIDEIEQNMGGGDAASASTTTDEPEFDVVKGRYTNLSRPLRALTHLELETADDSKQLTTRHTASGAIIKGTVSTSASALQNRSWKGLGSDFEFTEVDETGADIEEGISGVARGYGFDRKDAINKDDK
- the PXA2 gene encoding ATP-binding cassette long-chain fatty acid transporter PXA2 (similar to Saccharomyces cerevisiae PXA2 (YKL188C); ancestral locus Anc_4.287) — encoded protein: MISTASVFYRKHRVNLLRSSYIILLLATLYNSNSSSSENKNSKKDTQSTDLENKKIDEEKGVGTDEGKGEDDDSNEELTMISKHSTDTEDRAVTFDKENKSTHKEAQQRGKVDFLFKLLLHDKKCLILFITQAILLNIRTLLSLRVATLDGQLVSTLVKAQYANFTKILLGKWMILGIPASFINSLISYTTKLCAVTINRKISDFLLSKYLSNHHTFYSVASAESVSEIQDNLTRDIYTFSMNSSLLLNQLLKPMLDLILCSFKLLTSNTSVMGEGTLALGLIVYASNSLLKLIQPNFTKLTMASASLESWFRSLHSNLHSNNEEIALLRGQKRELANVDYSFYRLVLFLNREIKARAIYDIATAFVIKYTWGAAGLVLCSIPIFFKDTPKEDTLEPKEPKNDMTADFITNRRLLVTASSSIGRFVELKRNIQQLRGIRLRLNKFNDLLDANKVDDGKEPKDEGCIVEYDDSKIKFENVPLITPAYQVLVPELSFDLEHGNHLLIIGPNGCGKSSLFRILGGLWPVRATANKNHQSKLIMPRRTVGKDCAIFYLPQRPYMGNRSTFREQIIYPDTIQQFEEKYHNDYDLGDADLVKILQLLDLEDLVTENMSLVLAQRTSKNGVQQPSTEDNQSPCTIKILDAFSIIRNWSEELTIGVQQRLAMARMYYHKPKFAVLDECTSAVAPEMEQQMYENAQKFGISLISVCHRTSLWHFHNYLLKFDGKGGYQFGPFNPQERLSNEEKLLELNAILDQQVPLWERKLKDLTIAKESNIIRKSETNLNLYERTEDPRPSKSNAFFNLNKEHTFASPAGKEPSKRLPLFSKPSPPSASNLLRNKKNKNKGGKTKTEQEKET
- the HYM1 gene encoding Hym1p (similar to Saccharomyces cerevisiae HYM1 (YKL189W); ancestral locus Anc_4.289), producing the protein MFKKYKNQDLDMAFWWKKNPKTPSDYARLIIEQLNKFSSPSLTQDNKRKAQEECTKYLIGTKHFIVGDTEPHPTAEAIDELYTAMHHADVFYELLLHFVDLEFEARRECMLIFSICLGYSKDNKFVTVDYLVSQPKTISLMLRTAEISLQQKGCQDIFLTVGNMIIECIKYEQLCRIILKDPQLWKFFELAKLGNFEISTESLQILSAAFTTHPKLVSKEFFSNENNIIRFIKCINKLMAHGSYVTKRQSTKLLASLIVIRSNNALMNIYINSPENLKLIMTLMTDKSKNLQLEAFNVFKVMVANPRKSKPVFDILVKNRDKLLAYFKGFGLDSQDSTFLDEREFIIQEIDSLPRIISSATDNASPNNVPNMNSPSSVTNNQSSLLTHSTTPDSR
- the CNB1 gene encoding calcineurin regulatory subunit B (similar to Saccharomyces cerevisiae CNB1 (YKL190W); ancestral locus Anc_4.292), whose product is MGAAPSKIVDGLLEDTNFDRDEIERLRKRFMKLDRDSSGSIDKNEFMSIPGVSSNPLAGRIMEVFDADNSGDVDFQEFITGLSIFSGRGSKDEKLKFAFKIYDIDKDGFISNGELFIVLKIMVGSNLDDEQLQQIVDRTIMENDSDDDGRLSFEEFKNAIETTEVAKSLTLQYDV